From the Nerophis ophidion isolate RoL-2023_Sa linkage group LG18, RoL_Noph_v1.0, whole genome shotgun sequence genome, one window contains:
- the rtn4rl1b gene encoding reticulon-4 receptor-like 1b has protein sequence MFKSGCGLEFLLVLCGLEFSWSCPHHCICYTAPSTVSCQAHNFLSVPEGIPPDSERIFLQNNKIHRLLQGHFSSQTVTLWIYSNNITYIEPSTFHGFTQLEELDLGDNRHLRSLAEDTFRGLNRLSALHLYRCGLSSLPNNIFQGLRSLQYLHLQQNHLKFLQDDTFADLHNLSHLFLHGNHLWRLNQNTFRGLRSLDRLLLHQNQIEWVHHLAFHDLKRLTTLYLFNNSLVQLSGDCLGMLPALEYLRLNDNPWSCDCKALTLWEWLKRFRGSTSSVGCTAPVDLVGKDLKELRKEDFSDCSPNSESRAQTNNLSGTVSPPSMNRGVVASPGGQSNVVHPSRPGRPRNCQKTRNRGSKGKNDNEVHHSKEVMADKEDSSPDFSDGGKHDHTSPDGTVTRRKHKCVPRTTVRPPSGVLQANNGASLFQPLIHVYALVVALTTNTDFILR, from the exons GGTGTGGACTGGAGTTCCTGCTGGTCCTGTGTGGCCTGGAGTTCTCCTGGTCCTGTCCCCACCACTGCATCTGCTACACGGCCCCGAGCACCGTCTCCTGCCAGGCGCACAACTTCCTGTCTGTCCCTGAAGGCATCCCACCCGACAGCGAACGCATCTTCCTCCAGAACAATAAGATTCACCGGCTACTTCAAGGCCACTTCAGCAGCCAGACGGTGACCCTCTGGATCTACTCCAACAACATCACCTACATCGAGCCCTCCACCTTCCACGGCTTCACCCAGCTGGAGGAGCTGGATTTGGGAGACAACCGCCACCTGCGGTCCCTGGCTGAAGACACCTTCCGCGGGTTGAATCGACTCAGTGCTCTGCACCTGTACCGCTGCGGACTCAGCTCACTTCCCAATAATATCTTCCAGGGATTAAGAAGCCTGCAATATCTCCATTTACAG CAAAATCATTTGAAGTTCCTTCAAGATGACACATTTGCCGACCTCCATAACCTGAGCCACTTGTTCCTACACGGAAACCACCTGTGGAGACTCAACCAGAACACTTTCAGGGGTCTTCGGTCCTTGGATCGTCTCCTTCTGCACCAGAACCAGATCGAGTGGGTTCACCACCTGGCGTTCCACGATCTCAAACGCCTCACCACCCTCTACTTGTTCAACAACTCCCTGGTGCAGCTCTCGGGCGACTGCCTGGGCATGCTTCCCGCCCTGGAATACCTGCGCCTCAACGACAATCCCTGGTCCTGTGACTGCAAGGCCCTCACGCTATGGGAGTGGTTAAAACGTTTTAGGGGATCGACCTCTTCTGTGGGTTGCACGGCGCCTGTTGATTTGGTGGGGAAAGACCTCAAGGAGCTTCGCAAGGAAGACTTCTCCGACTGTTCGCCCAATTCTGAATCCAGAGCCCAGACCAACAACTTGTCCGGCACAGTCAGCCCACCGTCCATGAATCGGGGCGTAGTGGCGAGCCCCGGGGGCCAAAGCAACGTGGTGCACCCTTCCAGGCCCGGCCGTCCTCGCAACTGCCAGAAGACCCGCAACCGGGGGAGCAAGGGGAAGAACGACAATGAGGTCCACCACTCGAAGGAGGTCATGGCGGACAAGGAGGACTCTTCTCCGGATTTCTCCGACGGAGGGAAACACGATCACACCTCGCCAGATGGCACCGTTACCAGGAGGAAGCACAAGTGTGTTCCGCGGACCACTGTTCGACCCCCGAGTGGGGTTCTGCAAGCCAACAACGGGGCGTCCTTATTCCAGCCTTTAATACACGTCTACGCCCTCGTGGTTGCCTTGACAACAAACACAGACTTTATCCTCCGCTGA